The following are encoded together in the Serratia nematodiphila DZ0503SBS1 genome:
- a CDS encoding winged helix-turn-helix transcriptional regulator, translated as MAYPGDVYSSKCSARDALALISGKWVMLILPALAQRPMRNGELLRRIDGISQKVLTQTLRQLERNGLLERLDLSEKNQAHVEYRLSAVACSLVETLTALDKWAEYHFPELDAARERYDADRKRKAD; from the coding sequence ATGGCTTATCCCGGCGACGTCTATTCGAGCAAGTGCTCCGCGCGCGATGCGCTGGCGCTGATTTCCGGCAAGTGGGTGATGTTGATCCTGCCCGCGCTGGCGCAGCGGCCGATGCGCAACGGCGAGCTGCTGCGCCGCATCGACGGCATTTCGCAGAAGGTGCTGACGCAAACGCTGCGCCAGCTGGAACGCAACGGGCTGCTCGAGCGGCTGGATTTAAGTGAAAAGAATCAGGCCCATGTGGAATACCGCCTCAGCGCCGTCGCCTGCTCGCTGGTCGAGACGCTGACGGCGCTGGATAAGTGGGCGGAATACCACTTCCCCGAGCTGGACGCCGCCCGCGAACGCTATGATGCAGACCGCAAACGCAAGGCCGATTAA
- a CDS encoding NAD(P)H-dependent oxidoreductase produces the protein MNVLIVLAHPEPHSFNAHLAEQARQAWLAQGHQVKTVDLYQEGFDPREGAGHYPSRKQADRFDAMQEQRHHWTIQALPAEIRRHIELLRWADTLVLQFPFWWFGAPAIIKGWMDRVFVYGGLYDSRHRHENGVMRGKRALLTVTAGASAQACAPDGRDGDMRLMLWPIMHALHYIGFSVLEPFLVYGVRGGLAGEERQAQNAALAQVTQAYRAGLSDLAAWPAVPFNRNEDFDADLALKPGAPVYSPFVRHRV, from the coding sequence ATGAACGTGCTGATTGTGCTGGCTCACCCCGAGCCGCATTCTTTCAATGCCCATTTGGCCGAACAGGCGCGGCAGGCCTGGCTGGCGCAGGGGCATCAGGTGAAAACGGTCGATCTGTATCAGGAGGGGTTTGATCCGCGCGAGGGCGCCGGCCACTACCCCAGCAGAAAGCAGGCGGACAGGTTCGATGCGATGCAGGAGCAGCGCCATCACTGGACGATCCAGGCGCTGCCGGCGGAGATCCGGCGGCATATCGAGCTGCTGCGCTGGGCGGATACGCTGGTGCTGCAGTTTCCTTTCTGGTGGTTCGGCGCGCCGGCCATCATCAAGGGCTGGATGGATCGGGTGTTCGTTTACGGCGGGCTCTACGACAGCCGCCACCGCCATGAGAACGGCGTGATGCGCGGCAAGCGGGCGCTGCTGACCGTCACCGCCGGCGCTTCCGCACAGGCCTGCGCGCCGGACGGGCGCGACGGCGACATGCGGCTGATGCTGTGGCCGATCATGCATGCGCTGCACTATATCGGCTTTAGCGTGCTGGAGCCGTTCCTGGTCTATGGCGTGCGCGGCGGGCTGGCGGGCGAGGAGCGGCAGGCGCAAAACGCCGCGTTGGCGCAGGTGACGCAGGCGTATCGGGCTGGCTTAAGCGACCTTGCCGCCTGGCCGGCGGTGCCGTTCAACCGTAATGAAGATTTTGACGCCGATCTGGCGCTGAAGCCCGGCGCGCCGGTCTACAGTCCGTTCGTGCGGCACCGTGTATAG
- the feaR gene encoding transcriptional regulator FeaR, with translation MTALATLRDVGFEEWLGKINTACGRFCAKTLGPGFRGAMQEFRAHALRLSVVDVSQARLYRTPREIARSDGAHFFTVIQLRGSALMEQGDRQTLLSPGDMTLIDASRPSSFTFQRDSRQISLLLPRGCLPLPPPGAQRLGAELSAVRLSRQLVLSSMQDPQLAAAESEAVLNALAALLRPALALEQARPEGQQPVFDKALALIDRHIQSAQLRPEWVAAELGVSLRSLYRLFARQGLVVAQYIRNRRLDLCAQALRSAAGQEKLAGVGLDWGFADHSHFSTAFKQRFGMSPSEYRRQYQ, from the coding sequence ATGACGGCATTGGCAACGCTCCGGGACGTCGGCTTCGAAGAGTGGCTGGGGAAAATCAACACCGCCTGCGGCCGATTCTGCGCGAAAACGTTGGGGCCCGGCTTTCGCGGGGCGATGCAGGAGTTTCGCGCCCATGCCCTGCGCCTGAGTGTGGTCGACGTGTCTCAGGCCCGGTTGTACCGCACGCCGCGTGAGATCGCCCGCAGCGACGGCGCGCACTTTTTCACCGTCATCCAGCTGCGCGGCAGCGCGTTGATGGAGCAGGGCGATCGCCAAACGCTGCTCTCCCCCGGCGACATGACGCTGATCGATGCCTCACGGCCCAGCAGCTTCACCTTCCAGCGCGATTCGCGCCAAATCTCTCTGCTGTTGCCGCGCGGCTGCCTGCCGCTGCCGCCGCCTGGTGCGCAGCGTCTCGGGGCCGAGCTCAGCGCGGTGCGCCTCAGCCGCCAGCTGGTGCTGAGCAGCATGCAGGATCCTCAGCTCGCCGCGGCGGAAAGCGAGGCGGTGCTGAATGCGCTGGCGGCGCTGCTGCGCCCGGCGTTGGCGCTCGAACAGGCGCGTCCGGAGGGGCAACAACCGGTCTTCGACAAGGCGCTGGCGTTGATCGACAGGCATATTCAGTCGGCGCAGCTGCGCCCTGAGTGGGTGGCGGCCGAGTTGGGGGTGTCGCTGCGCAGTCTGTATCGGCTGTTCGCCCGCCAGGGGCTGGTGGTGGCCCAGTACATCAGGAACCGCAGGCTGGATCTGTGCGCGCAGGCGCTGCGCAGCGCCGCCGGGCAAGAAAAGCTGGCCGGAGTCGGCCTCGACTGGGGCTTCGCCGATCACAGCCATTTCTCGACCGCTTTCAAGCAGCGTTTCGGCATGTCGCCGAGCGAGTACCGTCGGCAGTATCAGTAA
- a CDS encoding protein disulfide oxidoreductase DsbA, whose translation MLAKVKRSFAAAVVLMLALPAVQAADYRAGEQYTRLDKPVAAAPAVVEFFSFYCGPCYQFAETYRVGSTVAQALPAGEKVTKYHVSLMGKLGNELTEAWAVATVLGVEDKIEGAMFDAVQKQRAVNGADDIQRVFTAAGIDAATYENARHSLLVKGLIAKQNEAVKAFEVRGTPSFYVAGKYKIDNAGMASTSVEGYAKEYAAVVRHLLDTQP comes from the coding sequence ATGTTGGCAAAAGTTAAGCGTTCGTTCGCCGCCGCCGTCGTATTGATGTTGGCGCTGCCCGCGGTGCAGGCCGCGGATTACCGTGCGGGCGAGCAATATACCCGGCTGGATAAGCCGGTGGCCGCCGCACCGGCGGTGGTGGAGTTTTTCTCCTTCTACTGCGGGCCTTGCTATCAGTTCGCCGAAACCTACCGCGTAGGCAGCACCGTGGCGCAGGCGCTGCCCGCCGGTGAGAAAGTCACCAAATATCACGTCAGCCTGATGGGCAAACTGGGCAATGAGCTGACCGAAGCCTGGGCGGTGGCGACGGTGCTGGGCGTGGAAGACAAGATTGAAGGCGCGATGTTTGACGCGGTGCAGAAACAGCGCGCCGTCAACGGCGCCGACGATATTCAGCGGGTGTTCACGGCGGCCGGCATCGATGCCGCCACCTACGAAAACGCGCGCCACAGCCTGCTGGTCAAAGGATTGATCGCCAAGCAGAACGAAGCGGTGAAAGCGTTCGAGGTGCGCGGCACCCCGTCGTTCTACGTGGCAGGCAAATACAAGATAGATAATGCCGGCATGGCCAGCACCAGCGTCGAAGGTTACGCCAAAGAGTACGCGGCGGTGGTGCGCCATCTGTTGGATACGCAGCCTTAA
- a CDS encoding Exc2 family lipoprotein, translating into MKRLKSAALLLPLLALSACTHSLSSAEQHAKHYVYQTRDDFDPQFRTDVNGSIKNAVPMFEQFYQQGKKDRAAGVARSEAQKKADYLASAEFQQNMQHKTIFINRAYSSTDNPKRRQVLSQEAVGAYWDGYEGR; encoded by the coding sequence ATGAAAAGACTGAAAAGCGCGGCGCTGCTGTTGCCGCTGTTGGCGCTCAGCGCCTGCACTCACTCCCTCAGCAGCGCAGAGCAGCATGCCAAACACTACGTTTATCAAACCCGCGACGACTTCGATCCGCAATTCCGCACCGATGTGAACGGCAGCATTAAAAACGCCGTGCCGATGTTCGAACAGTTCTATCAGCAGGGGAAAAAGGATCGCGCGGCGGGCGTGGCGCGCAGCGAAGCGCAGAAAAAGGCCGACTACCTGGCCAGCGCGGAATTTCAGCAGAACATGCAACACAAAACCATTTTCATCAATCGCGCCTACAGCAGCACCGACAATCCTAAACGCCGCCAGGTGCTGTCGCAGGAAGCGGTAGGCGCCTATTGGGACGGCTACGAAGGGCGCTGA